The Kosakonia sacchari SP1 genome includes a window with the following:
- the treC gene encoding alpha,alpha-phosphotrehalase, with the protein MNTLPHWWQNGVIYQIYPKSFQDTTGTGTGDLRGVITRLDYLQTLGVDAIWLTPFYISPQVDNGYDVANYTAIDPLYGTLADFDELVAQAHQRGIRLVLDMVFNHTSTQHAWFQASQDPASPYRSFYIWRDGEPETPPNNWRSKFGGSAWRWHSQSGQYYLHLFAPEQADLNWENPAVRDELKKVCTFWADRGVDGLRLDVVNLISKQQDFPDDHSGDGRRFYTDGPRAHEFLQEMSREVFRPRELMTVGEMSSTTLEHCQRYGALDGSELSMTFNFHHLKVDYPDGEKWSLAKPDFVALKSLFRHWQQGMHNVAWNALFWCNHDQPRIVSRFGDEGALRVPAAKMLALVLHGMQGTPYIYQGEEIGMTNPHFARITDYRDVESQNMFAELRAAGREPEALLAILASKSRDNSRTPMQWTGRKNAGFTTADPWIGLCDNYREINVENAVNDRDSVFYTYQSLIRLRKNLPILTWGDYQDLLPTHPHLWCYRRQWQGETLLVIANLSNQFQPWRPETLPGDWQVAISNYAEVSPAPAEMTLRPFEAVWWHQK; encoded by the coding sequence ATGAATACCCTTCCCCATTGGTGGCAAAACGGCGTTATCTACCAGATTTACCCAAAAAGTTTTCAGGACACGACCGGCACGGGCACCGGTGATTTACGCGGCGTGATTACGCGCCTCGACTACTTACAAACCCTCGGCGTCGACGCCATCTGGCTGACGCCATTTTATATTTCCCCGCAGGTGGATAACGGCTACGACGTGGCGAATTACACCGCCATCGATCCGCTTTACGGCACACTGGCAGACTTTGATGAACTGGTCGCCCAGGCGCACCAGCGCGGTATCCGCCTGGTGCTGGATATGGTGTTTAACCATACCTCGACCCAGCATGCCTGGTTTCAGGCGTCGCAGGATCCGGCAAGCCCCTACCGTTCTTTCTATATCTGGCGCGACGGCGAACCAGAAACGCCGCCGAATAACTGGCGATCGAAATTCGGCGGCAGCGCATGGCGCTGGCACAGCCAGAGCGGTCAGTACTATTTGCATCTGTTCGCGCCGGAGCAGGCCGATCTCAACTGGGAAAACCCGGCGGTACGCGACGAGCTGAAAAAAGTCTGCACCTTCTGGGCCGATCGCGGTGTCGACGGTTTGCGTCTCGATGTGGTCAATTTAATCTCGAAACAGCAGGATTTCCCCGACGATCACAGCGGCGACGGACGACGTTTTTATACCGACGGCCCGCGCGCCCATGAATTTTTGCAGGAGATGAGCCGTGAGGTTTTTCGCCCGCGCGAGTTGATGACGGTTGGTGAGATGTCCTCTACCACGCTGGAACATTGCCAGCGCTACGGTGCACTCGACGGCAGCGAGCTATCGATGACGTTTAACTTCCACCATCTGAAAGTCGACTATCCCGATGGCGAAAAATGGTCGCTGGCGAAACCGGATTTCGTGGCGTTGAAATCGCTGTTCCGCCACTGGCAGCAAGGAATGCACAACGTAGCGTGGAATGCGCTGTTCTGGTGTAACCATGATCAACCGCGCATTGTGTCGCGCTTTGGCGATGAAGGCGCGTTGCGCGTGCCCGCCGCCAAAATGCTGGCGCTGGTGCTGCACGGCATGCAGGGCACGCCGTACATTTATCAGGGCGAAGAGATCGGTATGACCAATCCGCATTTTGCGCGCATTACCGATTACCGTGATGTGGAAAGCCAGAATATGTTTGCCGAACTCCGTGCCGCCGGACGCGAGCCGGAAGCGCTGCTGGCGATCCTCGCCAGTAAATCGCGCGATAACAGCCGCACGCCCATGCAGTGGACCGGCCGCAAAAACGCTGGTTTCACCACCGCCGATCCGTGGATTGGTCTGTGCGATAACTATCGGGAAATCAACGTCGAAAACGCGGTCAACGATCGCGATTCGGTGTTCTATACCTATCAGTCGTTGATTCGCCTGCGGAAAAACTTGCCGATACTCACCTGGGGCGATTATCAGGATCTGCTCCCCACTCACCCGCACTTATGGTGTTACCGCCGTCAGTGGCAGGGAGAAACGTTGTTGGTTATCGCTAACCTCAGCAATCAATTCCAGCCGTGGCGGCCAGAAACCTTGCCGGGAGACTGGCAGGTTGCCATCAGCAACTATGCGGAAGTTTCCCCTGCTCCTGCTGAAATGACCCTGCGACCGTTCGAAGCCGTTTGGTGGCATCAAAAATAA
- the nrdD gene encoding anaerobic ribonucleoside-triphosphate reductase, with the protein MTPHVMKRDGCKVPFNSERIQEAILRAAKAAGVDDADYCATVAEVISRQMQGRSQVDISEIQTAVENQLMSGPYKQLARAYIEYRHDRDIAREKRGRLNQDIRGLVEQTNSALLNENANKDSKVIPTQRDLLAGIVAKHYARQHLLPRDVVLAHERGEIHYHDLDYSPFFPMFNCMLIDLKGMLTHGFKMGNAEIEPPKSISTATAVTAQIIAQVASHIYGGTTINRIDEVLAPFVSASFEKHRKVATEWNIPDADGYARSRTEKECYDAFQSLEYEVNTLHTANGQTPFVTFGFGLGTSWESRLIQQSILRNRIAGLGKNRKTAVFPKLVFAIRDGLNHKFDDPNYDIKQLALECASKRMYPDILNYDQVVKVTGSFKTPMGCRSFLGVYEENGEQIHDGRNNLGVISLNLPRIALEAKGDEAAFWKLLDSRLQLAKKALMTRIARLEGVKARVAPILYMEGACGVRLKADDDIAPIFKNGRASISLGYIGIHETINALSGNKHIYDSEALRAKGVAIVERLRQAVDQWKEETGYGFSLYSTPSENLCDRFCRIDTADFGVVEGVTDKGYYTNSFHLDVEKKVNPYDKIDFEAPYPPLASGGFICYGEYPNIQHNLRALEDVWDYSYQHVPYYGTNTPIDECYECGFTGEFECTSKGFTCPKCGNHDASRVSVTRRVCGYLGSPDARPFNAGKQEEVKRRVKHLGNGQIG; encoded by the coding sequence ATGACACCGCATGTGATGAAACGAGACGGCTGTAAAGTGCCTTTCAACTCAGAGCGCATTCAAGAAGCGATTTTGCGTGCAGCTAAAGCAGCGGGAGTCGATGACGCAGACTATTGCGCCACCGTCGCAGAGGTAATTAGTCGTCAGATGCAGGGCCGATCGCAGGTCGATATTAGCGAAATCCAGACTGCCGTCGAAAACCAGTTAATGTCCGGGCCGTATAAACAACTGGCGCGCGCCTACATTGAGTATCGCCACGATCGCGATATCGCCCGGGAAAAACGCGGCCGTCTGAACCAGGATATTCGCGGTCTGGTTGAGCAAACCAACTCGGCGTTGCTCAATGAGAACGCCAACAAAGACAGTAAGGTGATCCCGACTCAGCGCGATCTGCTGGCGGGCATTGTCGCCAAACACTACGCTCGCCAGCACTTGCTGCCGCGCGATGTGGTACTGGCGCACGAACGCGGTGAAATCCACTACCACGATCTCGACTATTCCCCGTTCTTCCCGATGTTCAACTGTATGCTGATCGATCTGAAAGGCATGCTGACCCACGGCTTTAAAATGGGCAATGCGGAGATTGAACCGCCAAAATCGATCTCTACCGCCACGGCGGTTACCGCGCAGATTATCGCCCAGGTCGCCAGCCATATTTATGGCGGCACCACTATCAACCGGATCGATGAAGTGCTGGCACCGTTCGTCAGCGCCAGCTTCGAAAAACACCGCAAAGTCGCCACCGAGTGGAATATTCCTGACGCCGATGGTTATGCACGCAGCCGCACCGAGAAAGAGTGTTACGACGCGTTCCAGTCGCTGGAATATGAAGTTAACACCCTGCACACCGCGAACGGCCAGACACCGTTTGTCACCTTCGGTTTCGGGCTGGGCACCAGTTGGGAATCCCGTTTGATCCAGCAGTCGATCCTGCGTAATCGCATTGCGGGTCTGGGTAAAAACCGTAAAACCGCCGTGTTCCCGAAACTGGTGTTCGCCATTCGCGACGGTCTGAATCACAAGTTCGACGATCCGAATTACGACATCAAACAGCTGGCGCTGGAGTGCGCGAGCAAGCGCATGTATCCGGATATCCTCAATTACGATCAGGTCGTGAAAGTGACCGGCTCGTTTAAAACGCCGATGGGCTGCCGCAGCTTCCTTGGCGTGTATGAAGAGAACGGCGAACAAATTCATGACGGGCGCAACAACCTCGGCGTCATCAGCCTTAACCTGCCGCGCATCGCGCTGGAAGCGAAAGGTGATGAAGCGGCGTTCTGGAAACTGCTGGACAGCCGCCTGCAACTGGCGAAAAAAGCGCTGATGACCCGTATCGCGCGCCTCGAAGGGGTGAAAGCCCGCGTTGCGCCAATCCTCTATATGGAAGGGGCTTGCGGCGTGCGCCTGAAAGCGGACGACGATATTGCGCCGATCTTTAAAAACGGTCGCGCGTCGATTTCGCTGGGTTATATCGGCATTCACGAAACGATCAACGCGCTGTCTGGCAATAAGCACATCTACGACAGTGAAGCACTGCGTGCCAAAGGCGTGGCAATCGTTGAGCGTCTGCGCCAGGCGGTTGATCAGTGGAAAGAGGAGACCGGTTACGGTTTTAGCCTTTACAGCACGCCGAGCGAGAACCTGTGCGACCGCTTCTGCCGTATCGACACCGCTGACTTCGGCGTGGTGGAAGGGGTAACCGATAAAGGTTACTACACCAACAGCTTCCACCTTGATGTCGAGAAAAAGGTGAACCCGTACGACAAAATCGATTTCGAAGCGCCGTACCCGCCGTTAGCCAGCGGTGGCTTTATCTGCTACGGCGAGTACCCGAACATTCAGCACAACCTGCGCGCACTGGAAGATGTCTGGGATTACAGCTACCAGCACGTGCCGTATTACGGCACCAACACACCTATCGACGAGTGCTACGAGTGCGGTTTTACCGGTGAGTTCGAATGCACCAGCAAAGGTTTTACCTGCCCGAAATGCGGTAACCACGACGCGTCCCGCGTCTCCGTTACCCGCCGCGTTTGCGGCTACCTCGGCAGCCCGGACGCACGTCCGTTCAACGCTGGCAAGCAAGAAGAAGTGAAACGCCGCGTGAAACACCTCGGCAACGGGCAAATCGGTTAA
- the nrdG gene encoding anaerobic ribonucleoside-triphosphate reductase-activating protein has translation MNYHQYYPVDIVNGPGTRCTLFVSGCVHECPGCYNKSTWRLNSGVPFTTEMEDRIIADLNDTRIKRQGISLSGGDPLHPQNVPDILKLVTRIRAECPGKDIWVWTGYKMDELNAAQLEVVGLINVLIDGKFVQDLKDPMLIWRGSSNQVVHHLR, from the coding sequence ATGAATTACCACCAATACTACCCAGTCGACATCGTCAACGGCCCCGGCACACGCTGCACACTGTTCGTCTCCGGCTGCGTCCATGAATGCCCGGGCTGCTACAACAAAAGCACCTGGCGGCTGAACTCCGGCGTGCCGTTTACCACGGAAATGGAAGATCGGATCATTGCCGATCTCAACGATACGCGTATCAAGCGCCAGGGGATTTCACTCTCCGGCGGCGATCCGCTGCACCCGCAAAACGTACCGGATATTTTAAAGCTGGTGACCCGTATCCGCGCCGAGTGCCCCGGTAAAGATATCTGGGTGTGGACCGGTTACAAAATGGACGAACTGAACGCCGCGCAGCTGGAGGTAGTCGGATTGATCAACGTGCTGATCGACGGCAAATTCGTTCAGGATCTGAAAGACCCGATGCTTATCTGGCGCGGCAGCAGCAACCAGGTTGTGCATCACTTGCGTTGA
- a CDS encoding type II toxin-antitoxin system RelE family toxin, which yields MNYELVFDPRAYKEWKKLGATVKTQFKKKLAAVLVQPRIEKTRLHQFPDCYKIKLRSSGYRLVYQVRDHVVTVFVVSIGKREKAAAYQDASKRL from the coding sequence ATGAATTATGAGCTGGTGTTTGATCCCCGCGCATACAAAGAATGGAAAAAACTCGGTGCCACGGTAAAAACACAGTTCAAAAAGAAACTGGCGGCTGTGCTGGTTCAACCCAGAATTGAAAAGACCCGACTGCATCAATTTCCGGATTGCTACAAGATCAAATTGCGATCATCAGGCTACCGGTTGGTCTATCAGGTCAGAGACCATGTGGTGACGGTATTCGTTGTGTCTATCGGTAAACGCGAAAAAGCCGCCGCTTATCAGGATGCCAGCAAGCGGCTCTAA
- a CDS encoding type II toxin-antitoxin system RelB/DinJ family antitoxin, with protein sequence MATLNVRLDDKLKEEAWRVLEKLNITPTEAVRLLFQYVAENGRMPIKTVTVSEDESALLEIVRERLANPQKGIKVNLDEL encoded by the coding sequence ATGGCGACGCTAAATGTTCGACTGGATGACAAACTCAAAGAAGAGGCCTGGCGCGTGCTGGAAAAACTCAATATCACCCCAACCGAAGCCGTTCGCTTACTGTTCCAATATGTCGCTGAAAACGGGCGTATGCCGATCAAAACAGTGACGGTGAGCGAGGACGAATCGGCGTTGCTGGAGATTGTCCGGGAGCGCCTGGCGAACCCGCAAAAAGGCATCAAGGTTAATCTGGATGAATTATGA
- a CDS encoding AraC family transcriptional regulator, whose translation MADMIARLMELAPQEGYNLTALADVRILRSDRPLARTPVLYDPGIVIVCQGSKRGYFGQRIYLYDEQHYLAVSVPVPFVMETDASADHPLLAIYMHLDFQVAADVMLQIEQHGFPLLSASPQSMMSSPMDETLKSAVLRLLETLGNPLEAAILGPARVRELYFRVLTGAQGNAMRAALALQGQFGKIGKTLRYIHATYAQSFTLSQLAQQAGMSVPTFHSHFKAITQMPPMQYVKSVRLHQARMLMVRQRLTAAAACYAVGYESPSQFNREFKRLFGLPPAEEVRRMQNSFAVPPAHSASEYISSH comes from the coding sequence ATGGCTGACATGATCGCGAGGTTAATGGAACTTGCCCCGCAGGAGGGGTACAACCTGACAGCGCTGGCGGATGTGCGTATTCTGCGTTCCGATCGCCCGCTGGCCCGCACACCGGTGCTTTACGATCCGGGGATTGTGATTGTCTGCCAGGGCAGCAAGCGGGGTTATTTCGGCCAACGGATCTATCTTTACGACGAGCAGCACTATCTGGCGGTATCGGTTCCGGTGCCTTTTGTGATGGAAACCGATGCATCGGCTGACCACCCGCTGCTGGCGATTTACATGCATCTGGATTTTCAGGTCGCCGCAGATGTGATGCTGCAAATTGAACAGCACGGTTTTCCACTATTATCCGCTTCGCCGCAAAGTATGATGTCCAGCCCGATGGACGAGACACTGAAAAGCGCGGTACTGCGTTTACTGGAGACGCTCGGCAACCCGCTTGAAGCGGCGATCCTTGGCCCGGCGCGGGTGCGGGAACTCTATTTTCGAGTGTTGACTGGCGCACAAGGCAATGCGATGCGCGCCGCGTTAGCCTTGCAGGGGCAGTTCGGTAAAATTGGCAAAACGCTGCGTTACATTCACGCGACTTATGCTCAATCCTTTACGCTGTCGCAACTGGCTCAGCAAGCCGGGATGAGTGTGCCGACATTCCACAGCCATTTCAAAGCGATAACCCAGATGCCGCCGATGCAGTATGTGAAATCGGTACGGCTGCACCAGGCGCGGATGTTAATGGTTCGCCAGCGACTCACTGCCGCAGCGGCCTGTTACGCTGTTGGTTACGAAAGCCCGTCACAGTTTAATCGCGAGTTCAAACGGCTCTTCGGTTTACCGCCAGCGGAGGAGGTCAGACGTATGCAAAACAGTTTTGCCGTTCCTCCGGCGCATTCAGCGTCGGAATATATCTCGTCGCACTGA
- a CDS encoding oxidoreductase, whose product MSPVKTLFITGVSSGFGRALAQEALAAGHTVIGTVRNRDAQQAFEALHPHRAFARLLDVTDFAQINDVVAEVESRIGAIDVLVNNAGYGHEGIMEESSLAEMHRQFDVNVFGAAAMMKAVLPGMRQRRSGHIINITSMGGYITMPGIAWYCGSKFALEGISETLGKEVKPFGIHVTAVAPGSFRTEWAGRSMIRTPRAIADYDALFDPIRQAREEKSGKQPGDAVKAARAMLAIIDSDTPPAHLLLGSDALSLVRGKLAALTAEIDEWEALTRSTDG is encoded by the coding sequence ATGTCACCTGTAAAAACACTTTTTATCACTGGCGTCAGCAGCGGCTTTGGTCGCGCGCTGGCGCAGGAAGCATTGGCTGCGGGTCACACCGTCATTGGCACAGTGCGCAACCGCGACGCGCAGCAGGCATTTGAAGCCCTGCATCCGCATCGGGCATTTGCTCGCCTGCTTGATGTCACTGATTTTGCGCAAATCAATGACGTAGTCGCAGAAGTTGAATCACGCATCGGGGCCATCGACGTGCTGGTAAACAACGCCGGTTACGGCCATGAAGGGATCATGGAAGAGTCCTCGCTTGCAGAGATGCACCGCCAATTCGACGTCAATGTGTTTGGTGCCGCGGCCATGATGAAAGCCGTGCTGCCCGGCATGCGCCAGCGCCGCAGCGGGCACATTATCAATATCACCTCGATGGGCGGTTATATCACCATGCCCGGAATAGCCTGGTATTGCGGCAGCAAATTCGCGCTGGAAGGGATCAGCGAAACACTAGGCAAAGAGGTGAAGCCTTTTGGTATCCACGTGACGGCAGTAGCGCCGGGATCGTTTCGTACCGAGTGGGCCGGGCGCTCAATGATCCGCACGCCCCGCGCCATTGCCGATTACGATGCGCTTTTTGATCCGATTCGCCAGGCGCGCGAGGAAAAAAGTGGAAAGCAGCCCGGCGATGCCGTCAAAGCGGCTCGCGCCATGCTGGCGATAATAGACAGCGACACACCGCCCGCGCACCTGTTGCTGGGCAGCGATGCGCTCAGTCTGGTGCGGGGAAAACTGGCGGCACTCACTGCGGAGATTGACGAATGGGAGGCACTGACCCGCTCTACCGATGGTTAA